CCTGCCCAGGCGTGATCGCTGTTATCCGACACCCGATTGTGCTGTTGTTTTCGCGATCGTCAGGTTGCCAAAACAGTTCGTACTTGCCACCGACACGCGGTTCAACGTCAGCTACTACAGTAAGCCACTGCTGCAGGAGCGCGTTCGATGTGAAGTACCTGAACGCTTCATCCGGCGATTTGGGAACAAAGACTGACAAATGAATGACCTTGTCAGGCACTGGTGCGACTGGTGAGCGAGCCATCGTCATCATTTCTCCTCCATCAGCGGCTAGACCCGCGAAAACGAACATCAACAAGATGCAGCCGCCACAAAGTGCGTAACTTTGTAACTCCTTTACCTGTGCTGCGGGTTGCGTAGGGCCTTGCAGCTCGCGCATCAGCCGCACACGGAGCGAGCGAAGCGAGCGGAGCGTGTCGGCTCGATGCGCTTGTTAGCCTGCCGTCCAATATCACAAAGCGGTTTCGCCTATTGTTCTCTTCGCAGTTGGACAATGCCGTTGCATATAGCATTTTCCGCAATTTGGCATACGAGGACGACACCACTCCCGTCCAATCTCCCACGCAGCCAAATCAAAAATGCCATGGTATTCAGGGTTCAATTCTCGGGCTGTGTAGATGATTTCTTCGTTTGACGCACCTTTA
This window of the Blastocatellia bacterium genome carries:
- a CDS encoding SRPBCC domain-containing protein; amino-acid sequence: MMTMARSPVAPVPDKVIHLSVFVPKSPDEAFRYFTSNALLQQWLTVVADVEPRVGGKYELFWQPDDRENNSTIGCRITAITPGQVLAFQWRSPQQFKSFANAADPLTHVVVIVVPEGTGARIHLVHSGWRSSPEWEEARAWQEKAWAAAFRELERVAESE